The Centroberyx gerrardi isolate f3 chromosome 12, fCenGer3.hap1.cur.20231027, whole genome shotgun sequence genome has a window encoding:
- the jazf1b gene encoding juxtaposed with another zinc finger protein 1b, with protein MTGIAAASFFSNTCRFGGCGLHFESLAELIVHIEDNHIDTDPRLLEKQEQQQPTYVALSYINRFMTDAARREHEALKKKVQPKLSLSLTGSLSRSSVSAPPRHASGNLTPPVTPPITPSSSFRSSTPTGSECDEEEVDYEESDSDESWTTESAISSESILSSMCMNGGDEKPFACPVPGCKKRYKNVNGIKYHAKNGHRTQIRVRKPFKCRCGKSYKTSQGLRHHTINFHPPVSTDIIRKMQQ; from the exons ATGACTGGCATCGCCgctgcttctttcttttccaaCACATGCAGGTTCGGGGGCTGCGGACTTCACTTCGAGTCTCTGGCCGAGCTTATCGTGCACATCGAGGATAACCACATCG ACACAGACCCCCGTCTTCTGGAGAAGCAGGAGCAGCAACAGCCCACCTATGTTGCCCTCAGCTATATCAACAG GTTCATGACAGACGCTGCACGGCGAGAGCACGAGGCCCTGAAGAAGAAGGTGCAGCCCAagttgtctctgtctctgacagGCAGTCTGTCTCGCAGCAGTGTGTCCGCTCCCCCTCGCCACGCCAGTGGCAACCTCACCCCTCCGGTTACCCCACCCAtcaccccttcctcctccttccgcAGCAGCACACCTACAG gTAGTGagtgtgatgaagaggaggtagACTATGAGGAGTCCGACAGCGATGAGTCGTGGACCACAGAGAGCGCCATCAGCTCCGAGTCCATCCTCAGCTCCATGTGCATGAACGGAGGGGACGAGAAGCCTTTCGCCTGCCCCGTCCCCGGCTGTAAAAAGAGATACAAG AATGTGAACGGGATCAAGTACCATGCCAAGAATGGCCACCGAACCCAGATAAGGGTGCGCAAACCCTTCAAGTGCCGATGTGGGAAGAGCTACAAAACGTCTCAGGGTCTCCGCCACCACACCATCAACTTCCACCCACCCGTGTCTACTGACATCATCCGCAAGATGCAGCAGTAG